The Bacteroidia bacterium sequence TGCTGTTTACAATGCCCAAATTGGAATAGAAAACACCTTTTTATGGTTGATGAGCAATGGACAAACACGGTCGTATGTCTATTGCGGAGCTTGTACGGAAAGGGAAAGGTTTGGCACATTTCGGCTGAGTGGTGACACCATTTTTCGAAACGATACCATTCAAAATTTGTATGAAATGCACGAAGGAGGCAAGGAAAAAGTAACAAACTATGGCTCCTGGAAGGATACATTGTATTTAGATTTTGTTGATCAAACACGTTATCTTACTTACCAACCGGATAGGTTTAAAGAAGCGGCTGAAAGATATATGCAAACCGGTAACGGGTATTTGCTTTTATCCTTCTTTAAAGAAGTAGCAAAAAAGAAATAATCTCCAAAAGATAACTCAAAATTGATTTGGAATACATCCCACCACACTTGTCATTTGTTCACTTCGTTTCAAATGAAAAGTGCGGTATAAAATTGGGGCTCGTATGAAATAAACTGCTAATAAAAAGATTTTTAATGGCGATGCAGATTGGTTTTAAACCTGATAGAGGCAAATAGCTTTGCCTTTTTTACTGTAATAGGTTGCATGGAACGGGGAGTTTGAACTAAAACCAGTACAAGGCTAATAAAAAAGGCAAACTATAGCCGATAGCAGGGCTGAAGCCTATTCGGGTCACTGAAGATTGTTTCCAAAAAATAAAAAAAGGAATTTGATTCCAAGAAGCGTGGATTTGTATACATCCATCCGGGCAGAAGAAAGGACCTTTGCCCCATCAAAATTTACAACAATGAAAAAAGTGATATTAATTACAGGAGCAAGCTCCGGAATGGGTAAGGAAACAGCTAAAACACTTATTAAACAAGGTCATTTGGTTTATACAGTTGCCAGACGCATTGACCAGATGAAAGACCTGGAACAACTTGGAGGTTTTCCAATAAAAATGGATGTGACCAACGAAAATGAAATTCAGGCGGTATTGGATACCATTATTCAAAAAGAAGGAAAAATTGATGTACTGTGGAACAATGCCGGTTATGGTTTATATGGATCGGTTGAAGATGTTCCATTGGAAGAGGTGCGCAGACAATTTGAAGTGAATATTTTTGGTTTGGCCACCCTCACGCAAAAAGTTATTCCTTTTATGCGTAAAGCCAATCGGGGAACCATCATCAACACCTCATCGATGGGCGGAAAAATGTATACACCAATGGGAGCCTGGTACCATGCATCCAAACATGCACTGGAAGGATTTAGCGATTGTTTGCGTCTGGAATTAAAAGAGTTCCATATTAATGTGGTTATTTTGGAGCCCGGAATTATCGAAACCGAATTTGGTGAGGTGATGTTGGATAATATTACCAAGTATTCAGGAAAAACAGTTTATTCAGGCATTACCAACAAACTAGTGGCTGCCACCAAAGCTATGTATGCGAATGGAGGAGGTTCAAAACCGGCTATAATTGCTGAAACAATTTCGAAAATAGTGCAATCGGACAAGCCTAAAACTCGCTATAGAGTAGGGAAGTGGGCAAAACCGATGGTATGGATGCGTATATTCCTCGGAGATCGTATATTTGACAAAGTGGTAATGAGTCAAGTTTAAACCATGAAACCGATAATTCACCTTAAATCCATTTCGGATATTGAGTTGCTCATTCCGGGTTGGAAACCCAAGCATCCTCTGGTGGCCATTATAGATTTTGCCATGGTGGATGAATACATGCCTGAAGACACCCGTGTGAGTGCTGATTTTTACTCCATCATGTTTAAGAATTATTGCAGCAACCGAATTAAATATGGTCGCCAATCTTATGATTTTCAAGATGGAAGTCTGATTTGCATTGCTCCGAAACAAACCATAACTATGGATACCGAAATTGAGAAGAGGCCGGATAAACTCGGTTGGGGCTTGTTTTTTCATCCGGATTTGATACGGGGAACCAATTTGGGTGAAAAGATGGACGATTATAGCTTTTTCAGTTATGAGATGACAGAAGCCTTGCATTTGTCGGATAAAGAGAAGCAAATTCTTTGGGATGGAATACAAAAAATCCAAAACGAACTCGATGAAAACATCGATGTGCATAGTCAGACTTTAATAGTTTCCAATATTGAATTACTGTTGAATTATTGTTCCAGGTATTATGGTCGTCAATTTATAACTCGTAAATCAATTAACAGTGATTATGTAGCTCAGGTTGAACGAGTTATAAAGAACTATTTTAGAAATTCGGATGTTAGAAGCAATGGATTGCCTACGGTTAAGTTTCTGGCTGAACAAGTTCATCTTTCTCCCAACTATTTAAGCGATTTGTTGAAAAAAGAAACGGGTATGAATGCTCAGGATCATATTCATTATCACCTGATAGAAGAAGCCAAACGTATTTTGTTGAATACGGATCAAAATGTGAGTGAAATTGCCTATGAATTAGGGTTTGAATATCCGCAGTATTTTAGTAAACTATTTAAACTAAAAACAGGAAAAACTCCATTGGAATTTAGAAGCAGGAACTAAGGCAAAAAATCTAAAAGTGATTTAAAAAAAGTCCTAAGTTTGTGCTAACCCTTAAATTAAATATTCCATGGCTTATATTCAAACCGGCATAGACCAACCCGGCATTTTAGAATTATTATTCTATAAAAATTCAACCGGCAATGCCTTATCCAACCTCGCCAATACTTTGTTGTTGGAAAAATCACCCCTTAGTAGCGGCGAAAGGGAATTAATTGCTTCCTATGTTTCTTACCTCAACGAGTGTGAGTTTTGTCACCTTTCGCACACGGCTGCAGCTAATGTTCACTTGGGCGACCAAGGCAAAACAGTAAGTTGTGTTATTAAAGATATTGACACGGCCAATGTTTCCGAAAAGATGAAAAGCCTACTTCGAATTGCAGGGAAAGTTCAGAAAAGTGGCAAACAGGTTACCCAAACGGATGTAGATGCTGCTAAAAAGCTAGGAGCAAGTGACGAAGAAATTCACGATACAGTTCTGATTGCTGCGGCCTTTTGCATGTTTAACCGGTATGTGGATGGACTAGGAACCACGCCGGCAAAGGCAGAAGAGTATCCGGACATGGGAAAACGTATGGCCAAAGGGTATAAAATGCCGCCCAATTTTTTGAAAAAATTTATATTGAAATATGTAGCTAAAAGGAAAGCATAAATTCTTCATTTAGATTTCGAAACTACCCATTTTCCAGTATTTCGTTAAAACACCTTAAAAATTCTAAAAAGCCTGACAGCAGTCAGTTTT is a genomic window containing:
- a CDS encoding helix-turn-helix transcriptional regulator, which translates into the protein MKPIIHLKSISDIELLIPGWKPKHPLVAIIDFAMVDEYMPEDTRVSADFYSIMFKNYCSNRIKYGRQSYDFQDGSLICIAPKQTITMDTEIEKRPDKLGWGLFFHPDLIRGTNLGEKMDDYSFFSYEMTEALHLSDKEKQILWDGIQKIQNELDENIDVHSQTLIVSNIELLLNYCSRYYGRQFITRKSINSDYVAQVERVIKNYFRNSDVRSNGLPTVKFLAEQVHLSPNYLSDLLKKETGMNAQDHIHYHLIEEAKRILLNTDQNVSEIAYELGFEYPQYFSKLFKLKTGKTPLEFRSRN
- a CDS encoding SDR family NAD(P)-dependent oxidoreductase, with the translated sequence MKKVILITGASSGMGKETAKTLIKQGHLVYTVARRIDQMKDLEQLGGFPIKMDVTNENEIQAVLDTIIQKEGKIDVLWNNAGYGLYGSVEDVPLEEVRRQFEVNIFGLATLTQKVIPFMRKANRGTIINTSSMGGKMYTPMGAWYHASKHALEGFSDCLRLELKEFHINVVILEPGIIETEFGEVMLDNITKYSGKTVYSGITNKLVAATKAMYANGGGSKPAIIAETISKIVQSDKPKTRYRVGKWAKPMVWMRIFLGDRIFDKVVMSQV
- a CDS encoding peroxidase-related enzyme (This protein belongs to a clade of uncharacterized proteins related to peroxidases such as the alkylhydroperoxidase AhpD.) — its product is MAYIQTGIDQPGILELLFYKNSTGNALSNLANTLLLEKSPLSSGERELIASYVSYLNECEFCHLSHTAAANVHLGDQGKTVSCVIKDIDTANVSEKMKSLLRIAGKVQKSGKQVTQTDVDAAKKLGASDEEIHDTVLIAAAFCMFNRYVDGLGTTPAKAEEYPDMGKRMAKGYKMPPNFLKKFILKYVAKRKA